GAGCACCACGGGATCGGTGATGTCCCGGCTGGCGAGCTGCCGCTCCACCATCAGTTCGCGCAGGCGCGCGTAGCGGGCCTCGTCCCCGCCGCCGGGCGCACCGGCCGCGCATGCGGCCACCAGCATCAGGCCCATCGCCAGCATCCCCGCGGGCAACAGTGTCGCGTTCACCGTCGTGCTCCTTCGTGCCGGCGCGGGCGCCGCGCCGCGCTGCAGCGATTCTATCGGAGCCGCCCCGGCCCCTCCGGCCGGGCGCGCTCTTCGATCCGGCGCGCGGCCCGGTGGGCCGCCCTGAGCGGTTCCGGGATTCGGAAGCGCGGCGAGCAGGCCAGGACGATCGCCACGGCCGTTTCGAGGCTCACCCGGTGGCCGACGGAGACGAACACGGGCCGGACTCCCGTTCGGGTCCGCACCGCCGCGCCGACGGTCTCGCCCCGGTCGATGACCGGGGCGACCGAGCCCCGCTCGGGTCCCGGCTCGGCGAAACGTCCGACGAGCGGAGACTTCGCGACGCCGATCGTGGGAAGGTCGGCCGCCACCCCGATGGCGCAGGCGAGGCCGAAGCGGCGCGGATGCGCGAGACCGTGGCCGTCGACCAGGAGCACGTCCGGGAGGACGGACACCGCTTCGAGCAGCTCCAGCACCGGGCCGGCCTCTCTCTCCGCGAGGCGGCCGGGGCGGTACGGCGCCGCGACGCGGAACTCGCCGCTCGCCAGGCACACCGGCTCGCCGTCGAACGGGGCCCGCATCACCGCGAGCGCGACGCGCCCGATCCGATCGTCGCGGCTGTAGGCGGCGTCCGCCCCGCCCACGGTCCGGGGCGGGTTCGCCGGCAGCCGGTCCCGGGCGACGACGGCCGCCGTCGCGAGACCGGGTGCGGCGGGCGAGGTCCGACCCATGGCTCACAGCCTACCGCCGCCGTCGCCGCGACGCGGCCGGTCGGGCATAATCACCGCTCCGCCCGCGGCCCTCCCGGAGGGAGAGCGCGCCCGCGCGGGGCGGGGGACGAACCGCGTGCCGAGAGAATGGCTGGCTCTCGCGGCGCTCGCCGCCGGTCTCGCCGCGGCGCCCGGCTGCGCGCCGGCGCGACCGGTTCTGGAGAAGACCGCCGGTCGCTTCTTCGCCGCCGTCCAGAAGCGCGACTTCGCCGAGCTGGCCCGCGTCGACGCCTCGGCCCCGCCCGAGCGGAAGGGCCCGGTGTTCCACACCTGGAAGCGCCAGGTTCGGGGCGTGCTCGACAGCTACGAGTCGATGCGGGAAGAGGGGCGGCTGGAGCCGGACCCCTCCGGCTACCTGGTGGTCCGAGCGACCATGCTCGGCGCGGGAACCTACTGGGAGACCGTTTCCCTGCGGGGGGGACGCCGGGCCCCGGTCCTCCGGATCCGGCTGAACTTCGGCTACGGTGAGATCCCGTACGGGACGCTGCCGGCGGGCACCGAGATCTTCCTCCTCGCCGCCCCGCTGGGCACCATCCACCGCGCCGTGCTCGGACAGGGAGCGGTGCACGAGTTCGATGTGCTCGAGCACCTCGACGTCGAGGTTTCCTTCGCCCGCCCCGAGCTGGTGGCGCCCGGCGACGAGAAGCTCAAGGTCTCGCGCGTGACGTGGCTCCCCGATACGGCGAGGTCGCGTCACGTCCGGTGGATCTTCTGATGGCGTGGGGACGGCGCCCGCGCATCGGACTCGCCCTGGGCGGGGGCGCCGCGAGGGGCCTCGCCCATCTCGGCGTCCTCGAGGTTCTGGAGGAAGAAGGGCTGGCGCCGGTGGCGGTGGCGGGGACGAGCGTCGGCGCCCTCATCGGGGGGATCTGGCTCACCGCCGGGTCGGCCGAGGCCTCGATCGACCGCGTGCAGGCCTTCGTCCGATCGCCCGATTACCGCAAGGCCGAGCTCGAGTACCTCTCGAAGGCCCGGATCGGCGAACCGTCGGGGTGGGCCGCGATGATCGGGCGGGTCATGCGGCGGGGGGTCTTCTACGGCCGGGCCTTCCTGAACCGCTCCTTCGTCTCCCAGGAGGCCTACCGGCACAACATCGACCACCTCCTTCCGGACATCGCCATCGAACAGCTCCCGGCTCCCCTCGCCGTCGTCGCCACCGACCTGATGACGGGCGACCCCGTGGTCTTCCGCCGGGGACCGCTGCGCGACGCCGTCGCCGCCTCCGGTGCCGTCCCGGGCGTGATGCCGCCCCAGGAGATCGACGGCCGCGTGCTGATCGACGGCGGTCTGTCGGAGAAGATCCCCGCGCGGGCGCTCCTCGCCGCGGACGTGGACATCATCGTCGGTGTCGACGTGTCGAGCGTCCTCAGCCCCGATCCCGCCGTCGAACGCGGGTTGGAGGTGATCACGCGCGCCCACCAGCTCACCGAGTGGAACCTCCGCCGCACCCGCAACGCGCTGTGCGACGTGCTCATCCGGCCGGAGGTCCAGGACATCAACTGGCTCAACTTCTCGGGGGCGCGCCCGGCGATCCGGCGCGGGCGCGCGGCCGCCGAGCGGGCCCTCCCGCTCATCCGCGAGGCGCTGCGCCGGGCGCGGATCGCCCGGGCCGTGGGGCTGTCGCGGCGCCAGCGGGCGGAGCGCCTGGCGCGCGCCGGCTGGTTCGGCGTGCCGCTCGAGGAGATCTGACCGTGGGGCGCTGGCCGGCACCGTGGCCGACCTCGGTCCATCTCATCGGGGTGGGCGGGGTGGCGATGTCGTCGCTGGCGGTGCTGCTCGCCCGCCGCGGGGTGAGCGTGACCGGTTCCGACCGGGACGTCTACCCGCCCGCATCGGAGCTGCTCGCGCGGGCCGGGATCGAACCCCGCACCCCCTACTCGCCGTCGAACCTCCCCTCCCGGCCGGACCTGGTGATCGTCGGCAACGCGGTGTCGCCGGGCAACGAGGAGCTCGACGCCGTCCTGGAGCGGGACTGGCCGCTGGCGTCGATGGCGGAGGTGGTGGAGCGGCTCCTGGTGCCCGGCCGCCGGCCGCTGGTGGTGGCCGGGACCCACGGCAAGACGACCACCGCCAGCCTTCTCGCCTGGCTGCTCCACGACGGCGGCCGCGATCCCTCGTTCCTCGTCGGTGGCCTGCCGGGCAACTTCGACTGCGGCTCCCGGCTCGGCGGCGGCCCGGACCTCGTGCTCGAAGGCGACGAGTACGACACCGCGTTCTTCGACAAGGGGCCGAAGTTCCTCCACTACTGGCCCCGGATCGCGGTGCTGGGAACGGTGGAGTTCGACCACGCGGACATCTACCGCGACGCGGACGAGGTCACACGGGCTTTCTCGTGGCTGGTCCGTCTCGTTCCCCGGGACGGCACCCTCGTCTACGACGCCGACGACGCGGCGGCGGCCCGCCTCGCCGCCGCCGCCCGGTGCCGGCGGATCGCGGTCGGCCTCGCCGCGGATGCCGACCTGTCGCTCGCCGACCGCGAGGACCGCTCCGGGGGCCAGCGGTTCACCGTGCTCGCCGGAGGGAAGCCCGCCGGTGCGGTCCGGCTCGCGCTGCCGGGTGTGCACAACGCCAAGAACGCTCTCGCCGCGCTCGCCGCGGCGCGCGCGGCCGGGCTGCCGCTCGAGCGGGCGCTGGCGAGCCTGCCGCGGTTCCGCCCGCCGCGCCGGCGGATGGAGCGCGTCGGGGAGGGGCGCGGTGTGGTCGTGTACGACGACTTCGCGCACCACCCGACGGCCGTGCGGCTCACGCTCGAGGCGGCCCGGTCGCTCGTCCCCGCGGGCGGGAGGCTGGTGGCCTGCCTCGAGCCGCGCTCGAACACGATGGTGCGCGCCATCGTCCGCGCGCCCCTCGAGGACGCCCTCTCCCGGGCGGACCGGGTGGTGCTCGGGCCCGTCGACCGCCCGGAGCGCTTCGCGCCGGAGGAGCGCCTCGACGTCGCCTCCCTGGCCGCCGGGCTCCGGTCGAGGGGTGTCCCGGCCGACGGGCCGTTGCCCCCGGAGCGGATCGCCGACCTGCTGCTCGGAGAGCTCGCACCCGGCGACCGGGTCGTTGTGATGAGCAACGGCGGCTTCGGCGGCCTGGCGCGGCGGCTGGTCGAGCGGCTCCGCGGCTGACGCTCGCGGCGGCGGGGGCGGAGCGCGGCTCGCTAGAATGGCCGCGGAGATCCCCGGATGCCGCCGAGACTGGGAGCGCACATGTCGATCGCCGGAGGCGTCGACAAGGCCGTGGAGCGGGCCGGGAGCGCCGGCTGCGAGGCGCTCCAGCTGTTCACCCGTTCCACGGGACAGTGGGCCGCCCGGCCGCTCGCGGCGGCGGAGATCGCGCGGTTCCGGCGGGGCGTGAAGCGGCTGGGGCTTCGTCCCGTGCTGGTCCACGACTCGTACTTGATCAATCTCGCCTCGCCCGAACGGGCGCTCTGGCGGCGGTCGGTCGCCGCCCTGGTGGACGAGATCGACCGGTGCGAGGCGCTCGGGGCGTCCTACCTGGTGGTGCACCCCGGGGCGCACATGGGGTCGGGGGAGGAAGCGGGGATCGACCGGATCGCCCGCGGGCTCGACCGGATTCACGCGGCGCGCCCGCGCGCGCGGGTGCGGGTGCTCCTGGAGACGACCGCTGGTCAGGGAACGACCTTGGGGCACCGCTTCGAGCAGCTGGCCGCCGTCATCCGGCGCGTCGACGACCCGGAGCGGGTCGGCGTCTGCGCCGACACGGCGCACCTGTACGCCGCCGGGTACGACATCGGCACCGCCGAGGGCTGGCGGAGGACCTGGGAGGCGTTCGATGCCGTCCTCGGGCTGGAAAGGCTGGCGGCGCTCCACGTCAACGATTCGAAGCGGCCGCTCGGCTCGCGCGTCGACCGCCACGAGCACATCGGCCGCGGCGCGATTCCGTTCGGGGCGTTCGTCCGGCTGATGAACGACCCGGCGTTCGACGGGCTGCCCGCCGTCCTGGAAACGCCGAAAGGAAGGGATCTGGTCGAGGACCGGGAGAACCTCGCGGTGCTCCGCGCCCTCGCCGGCCGGCGCCGCGCCCCCTCCCGCAGCCTCGCCGAGAGATGGCGCGCCGACGCGCGGCGGGAGGCGGCGGGGTGACGGGCGTCGCGCGCAGGCCGCCGCGCGGGCGGCCGGCGGCGTGGCTCGGCCGGGCGGCGGAGCCGTGGGCTTCCGCGGCGCGGAGGAGGCTCCGCGTCGCGGAGCTGTTCGCCTCCATCCAGGGAGAAGGGACGCGCGCCGGCCTGCCCACGGTCTTCGTCCGGTTCACGGGGTGCGCCCTCCGCTGTTCGTGGTGCGACACCGCGTGGGCCTTCCGCGAGGGCACCTGGCGAAAGGCGGGGGAGATCGCGCGGGAGGTGGAGGCCTCCGGGCTGGCCCACGTGTGCCTGACGGGCGGGGAGCCGCTGCTCCAGCCGGGCGTCGTCCCGCTCGCCCGGCACCTGGCGGAGGATCTCGGGCTCGACGTCGTGGTGGAGACGGGCGGGGATCAGGACATCTCGGTGCTGCCGCCTTCCGTGGTGAGGATCCTGGACGTCAAGCTGCCCTCCTCGGGCATGCACGAGCGCATGGATCCGGAGAACCTCCGGCGGCTGTCCGAGCGGGACGAGGTGAAGTTCGTGATCGCCGACCGAACCGACTACGAAGCGGCGCGCCGGATCCTGCGGCGCGATCTGGCGTCGTTCCGGGGGGCGGTGCTGTTCGCGCCGGCGCACGGGCTTTGCGCGCCGGAGCGCCTGGCCGGATGGATGCTCGAGGACCGCCTGCCGGCGCGGCTCCAGATCCAGATCCACAAGGCGATCTGGCCGGGGCGGGATCGGGGGATCTGACATGCGCGGCAAGCCGCTGGCGGTGGTGCTCCTCTCCGGTGGGCTCGATTCGTGCGTCACGGCGGCGCTGGCGGCGCGCGAGCACGACCTCGCCCTCCTGCACGCCAGCTACGGCCAGAGGACGGCGGCGCGGGAGAGGAGGTCGTTCGAAGCGATCGCGGAGCGGCTCGGCGTTCCGCCCGAGCGGCGGCGGATCGTCGATCTTCGATTCCTGCACGAGCTCGGCGGCTCGGCGCTGACCGACCCCTCCCGGCCGATTCCGGAAGGTCCGCCGGGTCCGGGGATCCCGCCGACGTACGTCCCGTTCCGCAACGCCCACCTGCTCGCCGCCGGCGTCTCCTGGGCGGAGGTGATCGGAGCGCGGGCGGTGTACATCGGGGCGGTCGAGCAGGACAGCTCCGGCTACCCCGACTGCCGGGCGGCTTTCCTCGAGGCGTTCGAGCGCGCCGTGCAGCTCGGCACGCGCGCGGGTCGCTCGCTCGAGATCCGCGCCCCGCTGGTCGGCCTCAGAAAGCACGAGATCGTTCGGCTCGGAGCGGAGGCGGGGGCGCCTTTCGATCTGACGTGGTCCTGCTACCGGAACGACGATGTGGCCTGCGGCCGCTGCGAGTCGTGCTGGCTCCGGCGGGAGGCCTTCCGGCGCGCCGGGATCGAGGACCCGGTGCCCTACGCGTCATGAGCGCCGGCCCGAGCTGGAGGTCCCGGGTGGGACTGATCGCCGGCGCCGCCCTGTTCGCGGCCGCGGCGGCCTTCCCGGCGGGAGGTGCCGAGGCCGAGCCGGCGCGGCGGATGGCGGGGGTGGCCCTCCTGATGGCGGCCTGGTGGATCAGCGAGGCGATTCCGCTGGGCGCCACCGCGCTCGTTCCGGTCTTCGCCCTTCCGGTTCTCGGGATCCTCCCGGCGCGGCAGGTGTGCGCGCGGTACGGCGATCCGCTGATCCTTCTCTTTCTGGGGGGGTTCTTGATGGCGCGCGCCCTCGCCCGCTGGCGGATCGACCGGCGGCTCGCCCTGGGCATCGTGGCGCTGATGGGCGAGCGCCCCTCGCGGATCCTGTTCGGCCTGATGGCGGCCACCGCCCTGCTGTCGATGTGGGTGAGCAACTCGGCCACCGCGGCGATGATGATGCCGGTCGGCCTCGCGCTGGTGGGACACGCGGCGTCGCTCGTCTCCGCCCGCAGCCCCGAGGCCGACGTCTCGCCGGGCCGCTTCCGCTTCGGCACCGCGGTCATGCTCGGGATCGCCTACGCCGCCTCCATCGGCGGCGTCGGCACGCTGATCGGCTCGCCGCCCAATCTGGTCTTCGCCGGCATCGTCGAGGAGCAGACCGGCGTGCCGGTGACCTTCGTCCGCTGGATGGCCGTGGGGCTGCCGCTGATGCTCGTGATGCTCCCGGCGGCCTGGCTGTGGCTCGTGCGCGGCGCGTTCCCGCCGGAGCTCGACCGGCTCCCCGGCGGCCGGCGGATCGTGCGCGAGCAGCTCGCCGCCCTCCCGCCGATGGGAGCCGCCGGGAGGAGGACGATCGCGGTCATCCTCGCCGCGGCGCTGGCGTGGGTGACGCGGCCCCTGTGGGAGGAGGCGCTCGTCGGCGCCGGGCAACTCCACGACGGGGCGATCGCCGCCGCGGCTGCCGTCGCGCTGTTCCTCCTTCCCGACGGGCAGGGGGGGCGGCTGCTCGACCGCCGCGTGTTCGGTGAACTTCCCTGGGAGGTCCTGCTCCTGTTCGGCGGCGGGCTGGCGCTCGCGGAGGGATTCAAGGCGAGCGGGCTCGACCAGCGGATCGGCGGCACGGCGGTCGCCCTCGCCGGAATCCCGCTCCCACTCTTCGTCGTCCTGGTGGGGGCGGTCGTGATGCTGCTCACCGAGTTCACGTCCAACACGGCGACGACGGCGATGGTCCTCCCGCTGCTGCTCGCCGCTTCCGGCCCGCTGGGGACCGAACCGGTGCGGCTGATGCTGCCGGCCGCCCTGGCCGCCTCGATGGCCTTCATGATGCCGGCGGCGACGCCGCCGAACGCGATCGTCTTCGGGACCGGCTATGTCACCATCCCCCAGATGGTGCGGGCCGGCGTCGTGACGAACACGATCGCCCTCGCGGTCATCGCCCTGCTCACCGAGTCGCTTTCTCCGGTCCTCTTCTGACCGCCATGGACGTCTCCCTCTTCGACTACGACCTGCCGCCGGAGCGGATCGCCCAGGAGCCCGCCGAGCCGCGGGAATCGGCGCGACTGCTCGTGCTCGACCGGTCGGACGGAAGCCTCGCGCATCGGTCCGTCTCCGACCTTCCGGAACTGCTCGCTCCCGGCGATCTGCTCGTCGTCAACGACACCCGGGTGGTCCCCGCCCGTCTCTTCGGCCGCCGCTCCACCGGAGGGCGGGTGGAGCTGCTGGTGACCGACCCGCTGGCCGGCGGCCCGTTTCCGGCGCTGGTCCGCTCGTCGCGCCCGCTGCGCGCGGGGGAGCGCATCGAGCTGCCCGGCGGCAACGCGGCGATCGTCGAACGGGCCCCCGGCCCCGAGGGCCGCGCCCTCGTACGGTTCGACGGTCCGCTCACCCCGGAGCGGCTCTTCGAGCGCCACGGGCGTCCGCCGCTGCCGCCCTACATCAAGCGGTCTCCCGACGACCCGCGCCTGGGGCGCGACCGGGTCCGCTACCAGACGGTCTACGCGCGGGTTCCCGGAGCGGTCGCGGCGCCGACCGCCGGACTTCACCTCGGCGAGCCCCTGCTCCAGCGCCTCGAGGAGCGCGGTGTCCGGATCGCCCGGGTGACGCTGCACGTGGGCGAGGGCACGTTCCGCCCGCTCGCCGCGACCGACACCCGCGACGTGGAACTGCACGGCGAGCGGTACGACGTTCCCGAGGCGGCCTCCCGGGCGATCGCCGAAACGAGGCGGCGCGGCGGCCGGGTGGTGGCCGTCGGCACGACCGTGGTGCGCGCGCTCGAGTCCCGGCCGCCGGCTCCCGGCGGGGAACCCCGGCCGGGCGGCGGCGTCACGCGACTGTTCATCGCGCCCGCCGAGGACGATCCTCCCGGCGGGCGGCCGTTCGCCTACGTCGACGCGCTGCTCACCAACTTTCATCTGCCGCGCTCCTCCCTGCTGATGCTCGTCGCCGCGTTCGCCGGGAGGGAGAGGGTGCTCGCCGCCTACCGCGAGGCCGTCGCGCGCGGCTACCGTTTCTACTCCTACGGCGATGCGATGCTGGTGATCTGATGGCGAGGGCGGACGAAGAGCGGCCGCTGCGGTTCACCGTCCTGGCCGAGGACGGAACCGCCAGGTGCGGGGAGATCGAAACGCGCCGGGGGGTGGTGCCGACCCCCGCGTTCATGCCGGTCGGCACGCGCGGCGCCGTCAACGGCCTGCTTCCGGACGAGGTGCGCACGCTCGGGGCGTCGATCATCCTCGCCAACACGTACCACCTTCACGTCCGGCCCGGCGAGGAGCGGATCCGGCGGCTGGGCGGCCTGCACGCCTTCTGCGGCTGGGACGGGCCGATCCTCACCGACTCCGGCGGCTACCAGGTCTTCTCCCTCGCCGGCCTGCGGTCGATCGACGACGACGGCGTCGTCTTCAACGACGACGTCGAGGGGACCCGCCGGAGGCTCACCCCCGAGTCCGCGATCCGGATCCAGGAGGCGCTGGGATCGGACCTGATGATGCCGCTCGACGATTGCACCGGCGCGCCGGCCGACCGCGGAGAGGCGCGCCGGGCCATGGAACGGACGCTGCGCTGGCTCCCGCGGGCCGTCGCGGCCCGGTCGGACCGCACCGCGGCGCTGTTCGGCATCGTGCAGGGAGGGGTGTTCGAGGATTTGCGGCGCGAGAGCCTGGAGCGGACGGTCGCGCACGATCTCGACGGGTACGCCGTCGGCGGGGTCTCGGTGGGGGAGCGGCGGGAGGAGGCCCGGGCGGTGGTGGCCCTCACCGGCCCGCTCCTGCCGCGCGACCGCCCGCGCTACCTGATGGGGATCGGCCGGCCGGAGGACCTCGTCGAAGCCGTCGCGCACGGCTTCGACCTGTTCGACTGCGTGCTTCCGACGCGGCACGGCCGCACGGCGCAGCTGTTCACCTCGCGCGGCACGCTCAACATGCGCAACGCGCGCCACAGCGACGACCCGCGGCCGGTCGACGAGGAGTGCGCCTGCCCCGTCTGCCGCCGGTTCAGTCGTGCCTACCTGCGCCATCTGTACACGACCGGGAACATGCTCGGGCCCCGGGCCGGCACGATCCACAACCTCCACTTCTATCTCGACCTGATGCGGCGGATGCGCGAGGCGATCGCGAGTGGAACGTTCGACGCCTTCCGCCGCGCCTTCCACGCGCGTCTCGCGGCCGGCGAAAACGGGGGCTGACGGGCCTCCGCGCCGTTTCGCGGTAAGGTACGGGCCCGCCCCGCGCGCGACCGCGCCGGCAGGCGCGGGGAAGGGGATGACGACGGTGGCTGCCTGCGACCGAGAACGCGATCTGGTCGTCGTCGCCGACGCGCACGTCGGGCCGGACGATCCGGAGCTGGCGCCGTTCCTGGAGTTTCTCGCGGCCCGCGCCGGCGACACCGACCGGCTCGTCCTTCTCGGCGACATCTTCTCGCTCTGGCTCGGCGAGGAGAAGTTCACGCTCCCGCACCACCGCGCGGTGCTCGACGCCTGCGCGGCGCTCCGCGCCGGCGGCGTCCGGGTGACGTTCATCGAAGGGAACCGGGAATTCTCGGCCGGGGTCTGGCGCGGGCGGGCGTTCGACGAGGTCGCCGAGAGCGTGTCGGCGGCGCCCTGGGCGGGCCGGCGGTGGCTTCTCGCCCACGGCGACCTCATCGACCCGGCCGACCGCCGCGGCCACGCCTTCCGGGCGCTGATCCGCTCGCGCGGCGTCCGCCGTGCCTTCGCGCTCCTGCCCGCGCGGGCCGGTCTCGCCGCGGGCGCCCGGATCGAGCGGGCGCTGCGCCACCGGAACCTCCCGAGGAAGACCGACGTGCCTCCCTCCCGGCTGCGCGACTATGCGGCGAGGATCGCCGCCCGCGGCTACGATGCGGCGGTGATCGGGCACCTGCACGTCGAGATGACCGTGCGGGACGGTCCGGGGGCGGAGCTGTTCGTCCTTCCGGACTGGCGCTCGACGCACCGCTACCTCCGCATCCCGCGCAGCGGCGAGGCGCGCTTCGAGTGGCACGGCCCCGCCACCCCACTCGGGCCGGCGATCCTGTCCGTCCGCGAGCGGGACGGCCGGGCGCAGGTCCGGCTCGACCGGCCGTGGGCGGCGCCGCCGGGGACGAGGGTCCGGATCGCCGGGGGCCATGGCGGCCCTCCCCGGGCGGGCGTCGTGAGGCGGACGGAGGCGGGCGGTTTCGAGATCGACCTCGAGCTGGCCCCCGGGGAACCGATCCAGGCGGGCGACCGGATCGAACCGGGACGGGAGGGATGACGATGACGATTCCGCCCCCGCGGCTTCCGGACGGGCCCCCGCGACCGCCGCGCCCGCTCGATCCGGACGCCCCCGGACGAGCCGACCGCGGCCTGTTCGACCTCGGGCTTCCGCTCGAGGAGTGCCGCGTCGTCGCCGTCCCGGTTCCCTACGAAGCCACCTGCTCCGGGGCGGCGGGCACCGCGGACGGCCCGCGCGCGCTGGTGGAGGCCTCCAGGGACGTCGACCTGCACGATCCGGTGGCGGGCGAACCGTACGCCGCCGGGATCGGCGCGCTCGACGAGGAGCCGGCGATCCGGCGGGCGTCGCGCTCCGCGCGGGCCGCGGTGGCGGATGCGCGGAACGGGGATGCGGCGGCGGCGGCCAGAGCGGACGCGATCGGGCGCGCTGTGCAGGAATGGGTCTACCGGGCGTGCCGGGGACTGCTCGCCACGGAGCGTCTGCCGGTGGTTCTCGGCGGAGAGCACGCGGTGAGCGTGGGCGCCTTCCGCGCCGCGGCGGAGCGCCGGTCCGGCATCGGCATCCTCCAGATCGACGCCCACCCCGACCTGCGCCCGAGCTACGAAGGGATGGCGACCTCCCACGCCGCGGCGATGCACGCCGCTCTCTCGATCGAGGGCGTGCAGAGGATCGTCGCCGTGGGCCTCCGAGACATCGCGCCGGCCGACACGAGGGCGCGCGAGGAGGCGGTGGGCCGCTGCGTCTGGTTCACCGACGCGGCGATCGGCGCGGCGCTGGCGGCGGGGAGGCGATACGACGACGTGGTGGCCGAGGTGATCGAGGCCCTGCCCCCCGACGTCTGGATCAGCCTCGACATGGACGGGCTCGAGCCCGCCCTGTGCCCCGGCACCGGCACGCCCGTTCCGGGCGGACTGACCTGGCGGGAATTCGTCGGGCTCGTCGCGGCGGTGGGGCGGTCGCGCCGCATCGTCGGGGCGGACCTGGTGGAGATCGGCCCCGGCCGCCTGGACGGGCTGGTGGCGGCCAAGGCCTTTTACCTCATCGCCGGTGTCGCCCTCGCGCACCGGCAACAGGGAGCGGGACCGTGAACGCAAACGTGAAGCGGACGATCGCTGGTGCCGCCGCCGCGCTTCTCGCGGCGTCCGGGGTCGCGTGCGGGCCGGGCGAGCCGCGCGAGGTGGCCGAGGCGCGGCGGCAGATCGAAGAGGCCTGGCAGGGAGGGCCGCAACTGAAGGTCCTGGTGCTGACGCTCGCCGCCGACCACCCGGGCCTTCCAGAGGCGGATCCCCTCATCGACGAGGCGCTCGCTTCGCCGTCCTTCGAGATGCGGCGCGAAGCGGTCGCCACGCTGGCGCGGTGGGGAACGCCCGGTGCAACGGATCGGATCCGGCCGCTGCTCGAGGACGGGAACGAACTCGTCCGCCGCGCCGCCGCACGGGCCCTCGCCCGGCTCGGCGACGGCAGCGGGCGCGAGCTGCTCGAGAAGGCCCGGCGGACGGCCGAGGGCGTCCTGGACACCGAGACCTGCGCCGCGCTCGCCGCGATCGGCTCGCGGGTCTGCGCCGAGGAAGCGGAACGGGACATCAACTCCGAGGACGGCGTCAAGGTGGCCGCCGCGGCGGCCGCGCTCGAGGCGGCCGGAGACGATCGCGCCAGGCTCGTCCTCCGCGGCGCCCTGAAGGCCCAGCACGGCGAGCGGCGGGCGCCGGTGATCGAAGCGCTCGGTGCGATCGGCGGCGCGGAGGACGTCGCCGCGATCCTCCCCTACGCCCGGTACCGCGAGAACGTCATCGCCGTGATCCGGGCGCTCGGGCGCCTGGGAGGGGACCAGGCGGTGGCGAAGCTGCGCACCTACCTGACCGCCGAGGATCCGGTCGGCCGCGTGGAGGCGGCGGGCGCGCTTCTCCGCGCCGGTGTGCTCGACGACGCGGTGCGGAAGGCGATCGACGCCGCCGTGGCCTCGGACCGGGAGGAGGTGCGCTACCGCGCCGCCGAGGCGCTCGCGCGAGCGCCGGAAGGGACCGACGTCACCGCCTGGCTCGTCCGCCTCGCGGGCGACGCGAGCGCCCAGGTGCGGCGGGTCGCGGTGACGGCGCTCGCCGACCGCGGCGGCGACGGCGCGCTCGAGGGTTTCCGCGCCGCCTGGCAGGCGAGCCGGGAGGCGCAGGAGGGAGCCGCCTACACCGCGGCGCTCGAGGCGCTCCGCGGAGCGGCGCGGCTCGACGGCGAGCCGGCGCGCGCGCTCCTCGCCGAGGGGCTGGAAAGCCCG
The sequence above is drawn from the Acidobacteriota bacterium genome and encodes:
- a CDS encoding endonuclease V yields the protein MGRTSPAAPGLATAAVVARDRLPANPPRTVGGADAAYSRDDRIGRVALAVMRAPFDGEPVCLASGEFRVAAPYRPGRLAEREAGPVLELLEAVSVLPDVLLVDGHGLAHPRRFGLACAIGVAADLPTIGVAKSPLVGRFAEPGPERGSVAPVIDRGETVGAAVRTRTGVRPVFVSVGHRVSLETAVAIVLACSPRFRIPEPLRAAHRAARRIEERARPEGPGRLR
- a CDS encoding deoxyribonuclease IV, which gives rise to MPPRLGAHMSIAGGVDKAVERAGSAGCEALQLFTRSTGQWAARPLAAAEIARFRRGVKRLGLRPVLVHDSYLINLASPERALWRRSVAALVDEIDRCEALGASYLVVHPGAHMGSGEEAGIDRIARGLDRIHAARPRARVRVLLETTAGQGTTLGHRFEQLAAVIRRVDDPERVGVCADTAHLYAAGYDIGTAEGWRRTWEAFDAVLGLERLAALHVNDSKRPLGSRVDRHEHIGRGAIPFGAFVRLMNDPAFDGLPAVLETPKGRDLVEDRENLAVLRALAGRRRAPSRSLAERWRADARREAAG
- a CDS encoding radical SAM protein, which gives rise to MARRRAAGGGGVTGVARRPPRGRPAAWLGRAAEPWASAARRRLRVAELFASIQGEGTRAGLPTVFVRFTGCALRCSWCDTAWAFREGTWRKAGEIAREVEASGLAHVCLTGGEPLLQPGVVPLARHLAEDLGLDVVVETGGDQDISVLPPSVVRILDVKLPSSGMHERMDPENLRRLSERDEVKFVIADRTDYEAARRILRRDLASFRGAVLFAPAHGLCAPERLAGWMLEDRLPARLQIQIHKAIWPGRDRGI
- the queC gene encoding 7-cyano-7-deazaguanine synthase QueC yields the protein MRGKPLAVVLLSGGLDSCVTAALAAREHDLALLHASYGQRTAARERRSFEAIAERLGVPPERRRIVDLRFLHELGGSALTDPSRPIPEGPPGPGIPPTYVPFRNAHLLAAGVSWAEVIGARAVYIGAVEQDSSGYPDCRAAFLEAFERAVQLGTRAGRSLEIRAPLVGLRKHEIVRLGAEAGAPFDLTWSCYRNDDVACGRCESCWLRREAFRRAGIEDPVPYAS
- a CDS encoding SLC13/DASS family transporter yields the protein MSAGPSWRSRVGLIAGAALFAAAAAFPAGGAEAEPARRMAGVALLMAAWWISEAIPLGATALVPVFALPVLGILPARQVCARYGDPLILLFLGGFLMARALARWRIDRRLALGIVALMGERPSRILFGLMAATALLSMWVSNSATAAMMMPVGLALVGHAASLVSARSPEADVSPGRFRFGTAVMLGIAYAASIGGVGTLIGSPPNLVFAGIVEEQTGVPVTFVRWMAVGLPLMLVMLPAAWLWLVRGAFPPELDRLPGGRRIVREQLAALPPMGAAGRRTIAVILAAALAWVTRPLWEEALVGAGQLHDGAIAAAAAVALFLLPDGQGGRLLDRRVFGELPWEVLLLFGGGLALAEGFKASGLDQRIGGTAVALAGIPLPLFVVLVGAVVMLLTEFTSNTATTAMVLPLLLAASGPLGTEPVRLMLPAALAASMAFMMPAATPPNAIVFGTGYVTIPQMVRAGVVTNTIALAVIALLTESLSPVLF
- the queA gene encoding tRNA preQ1(34) S-adenosylmethionine ribosyltransferase-isomerase QueA, producing the protein MDVSLFDYDLPPERIAQEPAEPRESARLLVLDRSDGSLAHRSVSDLPELLAPGDLLVVNDTRVVPARLFGRRSTGGRVELLVTDPLAGGPFPALVRSSRPLRAGERIELPGGNAAIVERAPGPEGRALVRFDGPLTPERLFERHGRPPLPPYIKRSPDDPRLGRDRVRYQTVYARVPGAVAAPTAGLHLGEPLLQRLEERGVRIARVTLHVGEGTFRPLAATDTRDVELHGERYDVPEAASRAIAETRRRGGRVVAVGTTVVRALESRPPAPGGEPRPGGGVTRLFIAPAEDDPPGGRPFAYVDALLTNFHLPRSSLLMLVAAFAGRERVLAAYREAVARGYRFYSYGDAMLVI
- a CDS encoding tRNA guanosine(34) transglycosylase Tgt, with protein sequence MRFTVLAEDGTARCGEIETRRGVVPTPAFMPVGTRGAVNGLLPDEVRTLGASIILANTYHLHVRPGEERIRRLGGLHAFCGWDGPILTDSGGYQVFSLAGLRSIDDDGVVFNDDVEGTRRRLTPESAIRIQEALGSDLMMPLDDCTGAPADRGEARRAMERTLRWLPRAVAARSDRTAALFGIVQGGVFEDLRRESLERTVAHDLDGYAVGGVSVGERREEARAVVALTGPLLPRDRPRYLMGIGRPEDLVEAVAHGFDLFDCVLPTRHGRTAQLFTSRGTLNMRNARHSDDPRPVDEECACPVCRRFSRAYLRHLYTTGNMLGPRAGTIHNLHFYLDLMRRMREAIASGTFDAFRRAFHARLAAGENGG